Proteins encoded by one window of Ignavibacteriota bacterium:
- a CDS encoding glycoside hydrolase family 95 protein, which translates to MKKIKKIGNRIYTLQFLHIFLFGNLIFAQSETNNKLWYNKPAAQWVEALPIGNGRLGAMVYGNPENEIIQLNESTVWGGQPHRNDNLEAKEALPIVRKLLFEEKSKEAQEIINKKFISKNSHGMPYQTVGNLNLTFPNHQKYNNYYRELNIENAVATTIYNVDDVTYKREIFSSAPDQLIVLKLSADKKGQINFIAKMNRPAKVDVKSFGTDLLVMSGITTDCDSIKGALKFQVNVKINIDGGKIISADSCLIVENSNEAIIYISIASSYKNYNDISGDPNLLADSYLEKVKSKNYDQIVKDHIADYQKYFKRVNIDLGITDSVKNPTDKRIKNFAKGNDPNLAALYFQYGRYLLISSSRLGGQPANLQGIWNNQLYPPWDSKYTVNINTEMNYWPSEPANLSEMNEPLIQMIKEVSETGKKTAKDMYGANGWVLHHNTDLWRINGPVDGAYWGMWPMGGAWFCQHLFEKYEYNGSKKYLADIYPIMKSAVQFYLDFLIEEPKNNWLVVSPSNSPENSPSIHPESSITYGTTMDNQLLFDLFSKTVKAAEILKTDEQLINEMKIVISKLPPMQIGKHSQLQEWIEDWDNPEDKHRHVSHLYGVFPSNQISPFRTPELFDAARTSLIYRGDPSTGWSMNWKINLWAKFLDGNHAYKLIKDQINLVEKDGFEKGGTYPNMFDAHPPFQIDGNFGFTSGVTEMLMQSDDGAIFILPALPVDWKKGSIMGLRARGGFLIEKLEWENGEISKLIIKSTLGGNCRIRSYNSLKSYDKNSLKLAEGENKNSFYQAPKIKEPIISGKAKLNKIEIKKTYLYDIQTEADKSYEFYKM; encoded by the coding sequence ATGAAGAAAATTAAAAAAATTGGAAATCGAATTTATACATTACAATTTCTTCATATCTTTCTTTTTGGAAATTTAATATTCGCTCAATCTGAAACAAATAATAAACTTTGGTATAATAAGCCGGCGGCTCAATGGGTAGAAGCACTTCCGATTGGCAACGGCAGACTTGGAGCAATGGTATACGGTAATCCGGAAAATGAAATAATTCAATTAAATGAAAGTACAGTATGGGGCGGACAACCGCACAGAAATGATAACCTAGAAGCAAAAGAAGCATTACCAATTGTTCGTAAATTATTGTTTGAAGAAAAATCCAAAGAAGCTCAAGAAATTATAAATAAAAAATTTATTAGTAAAAATTCTCATGGAATGCCTTACCAAACTGTTGGGAATCTGAATTTAACTTTTCCCAATCATCAAAAATATAACAACTATTACAGAGAATTAAATATTGAAAATGCAGTTGCAACAACTATTTATAATGTTGATGATGTTACTTATAAACGTGAAATATTTTCTTCAGCGCCTGATCAATTAATTGTTTTAAAATTATCGGCAGATAAAAAAGGGCAAATTAATTTTATAGCAAAAATGAATCGACCTGCAAAAGTTGATGTAAAATCTTTTGGCACTGATTTATTAGTGATGTCCGGAATAACAACTGATTGCGATTCAATAAAAGGTGCATTAAAATTTCAAGTTAATGTAAAAATTAATATTGATGGCGGAAAAATTATTTCTGCTGATAGCTGTTTAATTGTAGAAAATTCCAATGAAGCAATAATTTATATTTCTATTGCATCAAGCTATAAAAACTATAATGATATTAGCGGCGACCCGAATTTATTGGCTGATTCCTATCTTGAAAAAGTTAAAAGTAAAAATTATGATCAAATTGTAAAAGATCACATTGCGGATTATCAAAAATATTTTAAGCGCGTAAATATTGATTTGGGGATTACAGATTCCGTAAAAAATCCTACGGATAAAAGAATTAAAAATTTTGCAAAAGGCAATGATCCTAATTTAGCTGCACTATATTTTCAATATGGAAGATATTTGTTAATATCATCATCGCGTTTAGGCGGGCAGCCCGCAAATCTGCAAGGAATTTGGAATAACCAACTTTATCCGCCATGGGACAGTAAATATACAGTTAACATAAATACGGAAATGAATTATTGGCCTTCGGAACCGGCAAATTTATCTGAAATGAATGAGCCATTAATTCAAATGATTAAAGAAGTTTCTGAAACCGGTAAAAAAACTGCAAAAGATATGTATGGAGCAAATGGCTGGGTTCTTCATCACAACACAGATTTGTGGAGAATAAATGGACCCGTTGACGGCGCATATTGGGGAATGTGGCCAATGGGCGGTGCTTGGTTTTGTCAGCATCTGTTTGAAAAATATGAATACAACGGTAGTAAAAAATATTTGGCAGATATTTATCCAATTATGAAAAGTGCAGTACAATTTTATTTGGACTTTTTAATTGAAGAACCAAAAAATAATTGGTTAGTTGTTTCACCTTCAAATTCTCCTGAAAATTCTCCTTCAATTCATCCGGAATCTTCTATTACTTATGGTACAACAATGGACAATCAATTATTGTTTGATTTGTTTTCAAAAACTGTTAAGGCTGCAGAAATCTTGAAAACTGATGAACAATTAATTAATGAAATGAAAATAGTAATTTCCAAATTACCGCCTATGCAGATTGGAAAACATTCGCAATTGCAAGAGTGGATTGAAGATTGGGATAACCCTGAAGATAAACATAGACATGTTTCTCATTTATACGGTGTTTTTCCGTCAAATCAAATATCACCATTTCGTACACCGGAATTATTTGATGCTGCACGCACTTCTTTAATTTATCGCGGCGATCCGTCAACGGGCTGGTCGATGAATTGGAAAATAAATTTATGGGCAAAATTTTTAGATGGAAATCATGCTTATAAATTAATTAAAGACCAAATAAATTTAGTTGAGAAAGATGGATTTGAAAAAGGCGGTACTTATCCAAATATGTTTGATGCTCATCCGCCATTCCAGATTGATGGAAATTTTGGTTTTACATCCGGAGTTACGGAAATGTTAATGCAAAGCGATGACGGAGCAATTTTTATTTTACCGGCTTTACCGGTTGATTGGAAGAAAGGAAGTATTATGGGACTTAGGGCGCGCGGCGGATTTTTGATCGAAAAATTAGAATGGGAAAATGGTGAAATTTCTAAACTTATAATTAAATCAACATTAGGCGGCAACTGTAGAATTCGTTCTTACAATAGTTTAAAATCTTATGATAAAAATTCTCTAAAACTTGCGGAAGGAGAGAACAAAAATTCATTTTATCAAGCGCCAAAAATTAAAGAACCAATTATTTCGGGAAAAGCTAAACTCAATAAAATAGAGATAAAAAAAACATACTTATATGATATTCAGACTGAAGCTGATAAAAGTTATGAATTTTATAAAATGTAA
- a CDS encoding DUF1593 domain-containing protein — protein MKKKKVKYLIAILFVLISQSLYSQNVEKHRVIILTDIEADPDDTQSLVRLLLYSNEIDIKGIIATTSCWLKSKVNPESIKRIINAYDQVQPNLLIHDEKFPNADVLFSIVKQGLPEYGMLGVGANKDSEGSDWIISELEKNDDRPLWISVWGGANTLAQSLFKLKEIKSKNELEKLISKLRVYTISDQDDSGIWIRNNFPELFYIVSPGDDYGSATWSAINTFIKNIDNTTISNSWISKNIQQSHGPLGAVYPDVAWGMEGDTPSFLSLIQNGLNDAEHPEYGGWGGRYELYKPDYSTQKKGGSGVPFEPETRKIWTNAIDKYTPYIFNDYGRAVKYDSNSFNDYKVSLWRWRDDFQNDFAARMDWCTKSYADANHAPIIVLSNQEQITVKSGEGFTLDAFNTTDPDGDSFSFLWFNYQEAGTYKEQVKIEGTENSHGAYIIAPKAEKEETVHFILKVTDKGEPSLSAYKRVIVKIVP, from the coding sequence ATGAAAAAGAAAAAAGTGAAATATTTAATAGCAATATTGTTTGTATTAATATCGCAAAGTTTATATTCGCAAAATGTTGAAAAACACAGAGTAATAATACTAACGGATATTGAAGCTGATCCGGATGATACTCAATCTTTAGTGCGATTACTACTTTATTCAAATGAAATTGATATAAAGGGAATAATTGCAACAACTTCTTGCTGGCTCAAATCAAAAGTTAATCCGGAATCGATAAAAAGGATTATAAATGCTTATGATCAAGTACAGCCGAATCTTTTAATTCATGATGAAAAATTTCCGAATGCAGATGTTTTATTTTCAATCGTTAAACAAGGACTTCCTGAATACGGAATGCTGGGTGTTGGCGCTAACAAGGATTCAGAAGGTTCTGATTGGATAATTAGTGAACTTGAAAAAAATGATGATCGTCCTTTATGGATTAGTGTTTGGGGTGGAGCTAACACACTTGCGCAATCATTATTTAAATTAAAAGAAATAAAATCAAAAAATGAGTTGGAAAAATTAATTTCTAAGTTGAGAGTTTATACAATATCAGATCAAGATGACAGCGGAATTTGGATAAGAAATAATTTTCCCGAATTATTTTATATTGTTAGTCCAGGAGATGATTATGGAAGTGCGACTTGGAGCGCAATTAATACTTTCATAAAAAATATTGATAATACTACAATAAGTAATTCATGGATTTCAAAAAATATTCAACAGTCGCACGGTCCTCTTGGTGCAGTTTATCCGGATGTTGCTTGGGGAATGGAAGGCGATACTCCTTCATTTTTATCTTTAATTCAAAATGGATTAAACGATGCGGAACACCCTGAATATGGCGGCTGGGGCGGAAGATATGAACTTTATAAACCTGATTATTCTACTCAAAAAAAAGGCGGTTCTGGAGTTCCGTTTGAACCTGAAACAAGAAAAATATGGACAAACGCAATAGATAAATATACGCCATATATCTTTAATGATTATGGAAGAGCTGTAAAATATGATTCAAATTCTTTTAATGATTATAAAGTTTCATTGTGGCGGTGGAGGGATGATTTTCAAAACGATTTTGCAGCCAGAATGGATTGGTGTACAAAATCATACGCAGACGCAAACCATGCTCCAATTATTGTTTTAAGCAATCAGGAACAAATTACAGTAAAATCCGGTGAGGGATTTACGTTGGATGCATTTAATACAACAGATCCAGATGGAGATAGTTTTAGTTTTTTATGGTTTAATTATCAAGAAGCCGGAACTTATAAAGAACAAGTAAAAATAGAAGGAACTGAAAATTCACATGGAGCTTATATTATTGCTCCAAAAGCTGAAAAGGAAGAAACAGTGCATTTTATTTTAAAAGTTACTGATAAAGGCGAACCAAGTTTGTCAGCTTATAAGAGAGTTATTGTAAAAATAGTTCCATAA
- a CDS encoding esterase yields the protein MVKKISLNFIIVISLTFLSCIVFAQRPWTQTIESPIVHSDKTVTFNLKAPDAKKVEISSQFLKGSQILKKDTSGIWTITLGPIEPDIYPYNFIVDGILVADPNNINIFPNERFKSSLVDIPGGKTELYVSQNVPHGNVTYCYYYSETLKTVRPLLIYTPPGYNENKNKYPVFYLVSGTTDTEETWFKVGRTNFILDNLIAQNKAVPMIVVMPYGNMLCGTPDPNTIQAADMYKLFSDDLSTNIIPYVENNYRVIGDREHRAIAGFSRGGGQSLFAGFMNFDKFSWICSYSAFLTREVFDKYFENIYGNSAFTNKETNLLWLGVGREDFLYKQAVTFAEILKSYNIEYKSLITDGGHTWMNARHYLTETLQLFFK from the coding sequence ATAGTGAAAAAAATTTCTTTGAATTTTATAATTGTTATTTCTTTAACATTTTTATCATGTATTGTTTTTGCGCAGCGCCCATGGACTCAAACAATTGAATCGCCAATTGTGCATTCTGATAAAACTGTAACATTTAATTTAAAAGCTCCCGATGCAAAAAAAGTTGAAATAAGCTCTCAATTTCTTAAAGGCAGTCAAATTTTAAAAAAGGATACATCTGGAATATGGACAATTACCTTGGGCCCTATAGAACCTGATATTTATCCATATAATTTTATCGTTGATGGAATTTTAGTCGCGGATCCAAATAACATAAACATATTTCCAAATGAAAGATTTAAGAGCAGTTTAGTAGATATTCCGGGAGGAAAAACTGAATTGTATGTTTCACAAAATGTTCCTCATGGAAATGTAACGTATTGTTATTATTATTCGGAAACATTAAAGACCGTTAGGCCTCTTTTAATATATACTCCTCCGGGCTATAATGAAAATAAAAATAAATATCCTGTATTTTATTTAGTGAGCGGCACTACCGATACTGAAGAGACTTGGTTCAAAGTTGGAAGAACAAATTTTATACTTGATAATTTAATTGCACAAAACAAAGCAGTTCCTATGATTGTTGTTATGCCTTACGGAAACATGCTGTGCGGAACTCCTGACCCGAATACAATTCAAGCTGCAGATATGTACAAGTTATTCAGCGATGATCTAAGCACTAACATAATTCCTTATGTTGAAAATAATTATAGAGTTATCGGCGATAGGGAACATCGGGCAATTGCCGGCTTTTCACGAGGCGGAGGTCAATCACTTTTTGCGGGTTTTATGAACTTTGATAAGTTTTCGTGGATTTGCTCTTACAGCGCTTTTTTAACCCGAGAAGTTTTTGATAAATACTTTGAAAATATCTATGGAAATTCTGCCTTTACAAATAAAGAAACAAATCTGCTTTGGCTTGGTGTTGGCAGAGAAGATTTTCTTTACAAGCAAGCTGTAACTTTTGCGGAAATTCTTAAATCATATAATATTGAATATAAGTCGCTTATTACCGACGGCGGTCATACTTGGATGAACGCCAGACATTATCTGACGGAAACGCTGCAGCTTTTCTTTAAATAG
- a CDS encoding esterase: MKIIIAVLLLIITSGTNYFAQSEENSVIENFKPSSNTQPGKDYPMVNSERRVRASVSAPDAHTVQLDISAVKYDLKKDANGIWTGESAPQDEGFHYYQLWIDGAAVPDPSSLYYYGAMRWGSGIDIPAHDENIYEIKNVPHGQIREIYFPSKSTNCDRRAFVYTPPDYEKNLNDKYPVLYLQHGWGENEYGWPNQGKTNFIMDNLIAEGKAKPFIIVMTYGMTNEVKIGGLKDFDITPFQTVLVDELIPYIDSNFRTLKDQPNRAMAGLSMGGFETRLITLKNLDIFSHIGLFSGGSISLEDVKNTPNFKEKVKLVFVSFGGREIDAMKNSNRNFWGDPVENTNAITKEGVNTHFYVSPETAHEWQSWRRSLYEFAQLVFKK; this comes from the coding sequence ATGAAAATAATAATTGCCGTTTTACTCTTAATCATAACATCCGGTACAAATTATTTTGCTCAATCAGAAGAGAATTCGGTTATAGAGAATTTTAAACCGTCTTCAAATACTCAGCCCGGCAAAGATTATCCGATGGTTAATTCTGAAAGAAGAGTTAGAGCAAGTGTTTCTGCGCCCGACGCGCATACGGTTCAGCTCGATATCAGCGCGGTAAAATATGATCTCAAAAAAGACGCAAACGGAATATGGACCGGCGAATCTGCACCGCAAGATGAAGGGTTTCACTATTATCAGTTATGGATTGACGGAGCCGCTGTTCCTGATCCTAGCAGTTTATATTATTACGGCGCCATGAGATGGGGCAGCGGAATCGATATTCCAGCGCATGATGAAAATATTTATGAAATTAAAAATGTTCCGCACGGACAAATCAGAGAAATTTATTTCCCTTCAAAAAGCACAAATTGCGATAGGAGAGCTTTTGTCTATACGCCTCCAGATTATGAAAAAAATCTAAATGATAAATATCCTGTCTTATACCTGCAGCACGGATGGGGAGAAAACGAATACGGCTGGCCTAATCAGGGAAAGACGAATTTTATTATGGATAATCTTATCGCGGAAGGTAAAGCAAAACCGTTTATAATTGTTATGACATACGGAATGACAAACGAAGTTAAAATTGGCGGACTAAAAGATTTTGACATTACGCCGTTTCAAACTGTGTTGGTCGACGAACTCATTCCTTACATTGATTCAAATTTTAGAACGTTAAAAGATCAGCCGAACAGAGCAATGGCCGGCTTATCTATGGGCGGATTTGAAACTCGACTAATCACACTTAAAAATCTAGATATTTTTTCGCATATCGGCCTTTTTAGCGGCGGAAGCATTAGCCTTGAAGATGTAAAGAACACACCTAATTTTAAAGAAAAAGTCAAACTTGTTTTTGTCAGTTTTGGCGGACGCGAAATCGATGCGATGAAAAACAGTAATAGAAATTTCTGGGGTGATCCGGTTGAAAATACTAATGCTATTACTAAAGAAGGTGTAAATACACATTTTTATGTTTCTCCAGAAACAGCGCATGAATGGCAAAGTTGGAGAAGAAGTTTGTATGAGTTTGCTCAGTTAGTATTTAAGAAATAA
- a CDS encoding esterase — MKNIQLALFLTLIVISNNINFAQNIVEDFKPSSTVQPGKEFPEVNSEGRVRVSISAPEAKRVQLDISAVKYDLKKNTEGIWIGESDPQDEGFHYYQIWVDGAAVPDPGSLYFYGAGRWGSGIEIPANDNDFYKLKNVPHGNVCEKLYFSNLTQKWRRCFVYTPPDYNSNSLDRFPVLYLQHGSFEDETGWKNQGFANLILDNLIAENKAIPMIIVMDNGYAFEASQNSDKKNPPKFVFEEVLIQEIIPMIDTTYRTIADRNHRAMAGLSMGANQTIRITMNNLDKFSYIGGFSGTSNYPSSDKIDRETFMNGIFKNGNDLNKKINLFWLGMGTKEPNPFPGSIGAFLAMLNEAGVEHVYYESPKTAHEWLTWRRSLYQFAQLLFKKNK; from the coding sequence ATGAAAAATATTCAGCTAGCGTTATTTCTTACGCTGATAGTTATATCGAACAATATAAACTTTGCGCAAAATATTGTTGAAGATTTTAAACCATCGTCAACAGTTCAGCCGGGGAAAGAATTTCCTGAGGTAAATTCGGAAGGCAGAGTTAGAGTTTCAATCTCGGCTCCTGAAGCTAAACGTGTTCAGCTCGATATTAGCGCCGTAAAATATGATCTTAAAAAAAATACAGAAGGTATTTGGATTGGAGAATCTGATCCGCAAGATGAAGGATTTCATTATTATCAAATTTGGGTTGACGGCGCCGCGGTTCCCGATCCCGGCAGTTTATACTTTTACGGCGCTGGACGTTGGGGAAGCGGAATTGAAATCCCTGCAAATGATAATGATTTTTATAAATTAAAAAATGTTCCGCATGGAAACGTATGTGAGAAGTTATACTTTTCAAATTTAACTCAAAAATGGCGAAGGTGTTTTGTTTATACACCGCCGGATTACAATTCAAATTCACTTGATAGATTTCCGGTTTTGTATTTGCAGCATGGAAGTTTTGAGGATGAAACCGGCTGGAAAAATCAAGGCTTTGCAAATCTGATTTTAGATAATTTGATTGCAGAAAATAAAGCAATTCCGATGATTATTGTTATGGATAATGGTTATGCATTTGAAGCATCTCAAAACAGCGATAAAAAAAATCCGCCCAAATTTGTGTTTGAAGAAGTTTTAATTCAAGAAATAATTCCAATGATTGATACAACTTATAGAACAATTGCCGACAGGAATCATAGGGCAATGGCAGGACTTTCAATGGGCGCAAATCAAACAATAAGAATCACAATGAACAATTTGGACAAATTTTCTTATATCGGAGGATTCAGCGGAACATCAAATTATCCGAGTAGTGATAAAATCGACCGTGAAACATTTATGAACGGAATTTTCAAAAACGGAAATGATTTGAATAAAAAAATAAATCTCTTTTGGTTAGGAATGGGAACAAAAGAACCAAACCCTTTTCCCGGTTCTATTGGCGCATTTCTGGCAATGCTGAATGAAGCTGGTGTAGAGCATGTTTATTATGAATCTCCAAAAACAGCTCATGAATGGCTTACATGGCGAAGAAGCTTATATCAATTTGCTCAATTGTTATTTAAAAAGAATAAATAA
- a CDS encoding alpha/beta hydrolase: protein MKLVKIFLPICLLITTLTHAQETIELYSAQIPNSKISSVKEEFDNGIYKGVTIPTLEIFLPEKDKANGTGVIICPGGGYAVIVYEAEGIRTAKEFAKHGIAAFILKYRLPNDSSMLDKKNGPLQDALQAMKIVRENTEKWNLNKNKIGIMGFSAGGHLASTAATHFDMKIIENAEGINLRPDFQILIYPVISMREILTHKGSRYNLLGDNPTEEITDLFSNELQVNEKTPPAYITHTGDDVVVTVDNSLEYYKALQKFNIPTEIHIYPKGNHGFVLSQITEKWMEPIINWLNINN from the coding sequence ATGAAATTGGTTAAAATATTTTTACCGATATGTTTATTGATAACTACTTTAACGCATGCTCAAGAAACAATTGAATTGTACAGTGCGCAAATTCCCAATTCAAAAATTTCAAGCGTTAAAGAAGAATTCGATAATGGGATTTATAAAGGTGTTACAATTCCGACTTTGGAAATCTTCTTACCCGAAAAAGATAAAGCAAATGGAACCGGAGTAATAATTTGTCCTGGCGGCGGTTATGCGGTTATTGTTTATGAAGCCGAAGGAATTAGAACCGCAAAAGAATTTGCGAAACATGGAATTGCCGCGTTTATATTAAAATATAGACTTCCAAATGACTCTTCAATGTTAGATAAAAAAAACGGACCGCTTCAAGACGCGCTTCAGGCAATGAAAATTGTAAGAGAAAACACGGAAAAATGGAATTTGAACAAAAACAAAATTGGGATAATGGGTTTTTCCGCGGGCGGACATTTGGCATCAACAGCTGCAACTCATTTTGATATGAAAATAATTGAAAATGCAGAAGGCATAAATTTACGTCCGGATTTTCAAATCCTGATTTATCCAGTAATCAGCATGCGTGAAATACTTACGCATAAAGGCTCAAGGTATAATTTGCTCGGTGATAATCCAACCGAAGAAATTACCGATTTGTTTTCAAACGAATTACAAGTAAATGAAAAAACGCCGCCGGCATATATTACTCACACAGGTGATGATGTAGTTGTTACAGTTGATAACAGTTTGGAATATTACAAAGCGCTGCAGAAATTTAATATTCCCACGGAAATTCACATTTATCCAAAAGGAAATCACGGATTTGTACTTTCTCAAATTACTGAAAAATGGATGGAGCCAATCATTAATTGGTTGAATATAAATAATTAA